The following DNA comes from Girardinichthys multiradiatus isolate DD_20200921_A chromosome 2, DD_fGirMul_XY1, whole genome shotgun sequence.
TTAGCCTCTTTCATGTTGCCAGACAGGCTACATTTGGGAGTTTTTTTGATACAACAAATCAGGCAGTAATCAAGTCTGGGTGTTTAAACTGAATCTGAGCTCAGTTCTTCAAAAGATGTAGTTAATCGTAGTTAATTCAGGGgccagttttattttgatagtTTCCTTCTCTTAATACACGCAGTCCTTTAAAAAGGCAACTTCATTTcgtatttacttatttttgtatctttttctgATGTTAAAGTTTGTTGGATGATCTGAAATAGATGGAATTTGTGAGAGGAGgacaaatacgtttttacagCACTATATATATTGTTTGAAAATGCATGGGAAAGAAAAGGGATGTTTTAACACCCACACATGTCCTTCCACACAACCCATCAATTACAAAGACTTCTCTGAAAGCTCTGTTGTAGTCTAACAGTGTGTCCCTTGTTGCAAACGTTTTATTCCACTTCCACAGCATTTAGACTGGGTTGAGCTGGTGataatattgaaaaaaaaagcactAGAATGATGAGAAGAGCTACAGTGTCAGCAGGATGTCATTCTTGAAATATGTCAATTATAGCTGCTGCTAAATCAGGCAATGTTTCCCAGATGCTTGTTGCGCAATGCCTCGTTTTTCTCTATGCAGACGCACAGACACATCTTGACATGTTTATTCCTCTCCAGTAGCCTGAGTGTGGTTGGTCTCTCACGTCTCATCTGTTGGCTGCCTCTCAGAAATGcggtgtgtgtgcttgtgagtGTCAGAGCTCAGATATCCGTGCCACTGAGGAGCAAAGAAGTGGCGCACCAAACATGAAAGACAGGAGAGAAACTTTTCCCGAGTGGAAAACCTTGCTGGTGGGTATGTGTgtactgctgctgcttcttctgggCTGCACAGGTTTAGTTCTCCTGTGGGTTCAGCACAAGGACCTGGCACAGGAGTTGGTCAGGCTGGAGTCCCAGATGCAGGAGTTGGCACGGTGTTGCAGGCTGCGAGAAGGACTGCTGCCAGATGAACTTGGAGACGCTGGAGATTTGAAGAAGCTCCGGCGCAGCAGACGGAACCAGGAAGGACACTGGACTCAGACACAAGACCAGGACAAGCTGAGGCTGATGACATACTCTGTGGTTCCTGTAAGATAACTCACTGCTTGCACATTGCTTTTTGTATGAGATTGTTTGATGTTTCTGCAATTCAGTGTAACATTCAATAGGattcaaaatgtttcttctgatatttctaaatgaaaaatgtCCTCTGTTTTCACTCTTGGAAGAAGACAACTATGTGTGGTGTTTAAAGAATGCATGACTCTGTTACAGTGATTTGTGATTATGGCAGTCCAACGGATGGGTCTGGGTCTGGCAGTTGTCAGGAGAACGGCACTCTAACTGCTTTGTGTGGACTGCAAGGTTTGGCGCAGAAAGGCTACGATGTGGGGCTGTTATTCAGGAGTTGGGCTCAGCCCCTTAATTCCAGgacaatgaatgaatgtttcAGCATACCAAAACATTTTGGGCAAGTTCATGGTCCCgactttgtgggaacagtttaGTAATTACCCCttcctgttccaacatgactgcGCACCAGTGCACAAAGAAAGGCCCATAAAGACTGCATCGCCTGCACGGAGTGCTGCCATTAACCTAACAGAACTGATTTGGAATGAATTAGAGCAGGGAATGTGACCCAGTCCTCCTTGTCCAGTACCAGTTTCAGGCCTCACCAATTGGCTTTTGGAAGAACGGTCAAAATTTCCCATAAACACCCCCCCTCCCCAAACCTGGGAAGCCTTCCCAGAAAAGTTAaagctgttatagctgcaaaggAGTATGGTAAAATTATGTTAAACTGCTGTGAATTCAAAAAGGGATGTTCCTCAAGTTAATATATGTGTGATGGCAGATAACCGTATACTTTCGGCAATATGGTGTATAATTTTTCATTGATGattctaatatttatttatctggaATTGTCTCATATGATAGTAGGACTGGCTGAACATGTGCTCGGCATGCCTGTCTTCCTGCTGGCTGTTTGGCTTAAGAAATGTTGCTGCACTTACACTGGATGACCAATAGGGGTAGTATATGGAGTATATGGAGTAACACTAAAATCCAATGAAGTGGCTTGAATGCAAGTTGACCATCAATACCCTCACAAATATACGagaaaatgccttttttttttatttttattggtgtCTTTGCTGGAATGCACTATGCATGAGAGGATTAAATGTTCGGGTTCTGGTCACGAGAATAACAGATTAATCACAGTAGATGCTGTGATTCTGATAATCACCTCtgtgtacttttttcagatcaaAGCCTACCTAGATCTGTGCAACAGCTCCAGAGGAGTTTGTTTAATAGGTATGAATATTTCCTATTAatgcacttttattttttgtgtggttTCTCTACTGTTTAAAGCCTAACCAACATATTATGTCTCCTTTTTCAGGTCCAACTGGCCCCCCAGGTAACAAGCCCACATTTCAGTTTGCTGTGTACCTCTGTGGGGGATGTCGCTCCTGcataaataagtatttttgtgTATCAGGTGTGCCTGGCAGGCCTGGCCCTCCAGGACCACCGGGTGCACCGGGCCCTGAAGGCAGACGAGGACGAAAAGGTCAGAAGCCTTTAAATGTCTCAGCAGATCAAAATGCCCAGAGAAAGCCCTTGTATTTAACAGCAGCCCAGAACAGATGAAGAAACCCAGACACCAAAGTTGTTTCCATGTTTCAAACAGTCTGTCATTGTTCGGCTGTGATTGCATAATATGGTCATCCCACTCACTGTCTGCAGCTGCTACGAAGATGTTTACAGCATTAAGGTGTCTGTGTTTGTTACATCTGATTAACAGGAATTATGCAGAGTTTTTATTCAATATAAACTAGAAAAACCATGTGTGAACAACTTATTTTCTTCAACCAGTATGAACTCCGTTTTATTTAGAATTTTCTAAAGAAGGTTGTCATGTCCAATCATGTTCTGCAAGATTCAGAAGGAGACACATTTCACTCAGGCTTTTCCCTTTTATGTGGTTTAGGCTTTTGTTATGGTGGTTTTAAATAATTACAACCTAACGGTTGGTATatactgtaaaatgtaaataggtTTTACAATCAAATGAACTGAAAGTTGAACAAAGACAACCGATAAAATGCTAAAACTGAGAGACGGTTCTAAGAAAAGGTGGCTATttcttttgtcttgttttttgtcacacttaaatgtttctgatgatcttgaaacaaattttaatatcagacaaagataggTTGATTAAGCAactcagtttttaaatgatgattttatttattaggtaaaagaaaagctatccaaacctgTCTTGGCCTGTGTGAAAAACTGCTTTCTCCCCAAACCAAATAATTGTTTGCAtcacccttggcagcaacaactgccattaaTCACAGGCCATAACTGGCAGTGAGTCATTTACATTTCTGTGGAAGAATTTTCGCCACATGTGCACATAAacggcctgtttaaggtcatacaTATCGATAGGATTTTGacaaggccactccaaaaccttcattttgtttttttaaccatgcTGGACTTGCTGTGTATTTAAGCTTAAGGCCAAATTctcattcaggattttctggtagagagcagaattcatggttctatcACCTACAGTAAATTGTCCAGGTCTttaagcagcaaagcagccccagaccatcacactgccaccggcatgtttgactgttggtatgatgttgtttttccaaaatgctgttagttttactcCAGATGTAACTGCAGGCCCTCCTTCAATAAAGTTTTGTCTCTTCAGTCCatggaatattttcccaaaattcTTGGAGATCATCAAGATATTTTCTGCAGGTGTCAGACAAACATTTGTGTTGGTTTTACTCAGCAGCATTGTTTATCTTGGAACTCTTATCTTATTGCTCAATCAtaacctctgaccttaactgaggcgtTGGTTTGTTTACATAAAGGTCCTCCTGGTCCTCCCTGTCCTGCCTGTTGTCCCACTGAAGCAAGAAAGAAGAACCTCAGAGACCAgagttttcagaaaaaaaatttaaagggTAACAATGTAGCTCTTCTTCACACTAAGTGACGCCTGCTTGGAGAATATTGGATGTTATTAttgtgaaacattattttttgtaCTGTCTCAGTCTAGAGATATAAGAAATCTGCCCAAAAAATTAGGGTGTCTGGCTCTACCAAGAAATCAACTCAaatcaaaatttatttaaagatcTCTCTTAATACAACCAAGTGCAACACAATGTGCTTTACAGAGGTTGAAATTAAATAGACAtgtaaaaaaagcaaagaaagtccaaatgaatctttttttaattatgctttacattttaacattttaataattttgtttctatattttaactaaatatgtgatatatatatatatatatatatatatatatatatattcaaaattTTTTAGTCTGTAAACTAAATTTagatgtgttattttgtaaattCTAATAATTTCCTGAcctatttttcaaatatttaattcACATTAATCATAAATTTCCTTTCCTGGACACCACCAACACGCTGTTTGAGCACAGAAAACTTTCTAAGCTTGGTTAGACAATTTGGACTAATAAGATGTTATAAAGTTTGTTTAGGTAATGGTTTATGTAAgcataatttatttcttttcccACTCAGACCAAGTAACAGCGCATCCAGGCAATGACACCAGAGATGCTCTGCATGTTACGGGACCTGTGAAACTTCAGGACACAAAACATGGTTCTTAAACACTCACAAAGGGAAAAACAAGACTTGTTTGATTTACTCTGTAATGTCATGAAAAGTAAAACCTAATATTCTAACTCTTTCCTTAGAATCCGTATCTTTTCATCCAGAGGTCAGCTATATTTTATTGAACGATACCAGGACCGAAAATGTCATACCGACACCAGTTACGCTGTCGCCAGGTTAAAAATCTGTTGTTTTGAGCTGTAAACAAAGCCAGTGTTGACCATTATATACGGTGGCTCTCAACATGTAAACACACTTGTTAAAGTGCCATTTCTTTCTAATGTAAACAATCAGACCATGATAAATGCTTCAGGAACCATGTATAGATAAAATATGGCATTTATCCTCTAAAAGCCAACAAAGAATAAACTGatcagttaaaagaaaaaatgttacacataaaaaaggtttaataaagcAACCGCAAAGCATGCTGCTGCCCCTATCACTGTGGTTATGGTGCAGTTTTGCTGATGCTTAGAGTTCTTTTTGGGCCACACACGCCCTTTTTGGAATTGTAGTCCAAATTGTCCAAGTTGTAGTCCAAAACTTTCATCAGACTTTAACAAATTCTCACACAAGCTTTTGGGATGTTTTGAAACCCTAGTCTGTAGCCTATACATTTGGAGAGTACAGTAGATTATTGTCACAGTTTGAGTACAAACTTTACATGTTGACATTTTTTATGGCTTCTTCAGTGTTGCTGTCGGCCTCTTGGCAGCCTCCCAGGCTAGTTTCCATCTTGTCTTTTGATAAGCTGAGAAGAACGGACAGTGTTTGTCCCATATATTCTTCAAACAATGACTGTCCTCACCGTGCCATGGTGTGGAGCTCTTTTCCTGTCTGATACctagaagactgaatgctgaaaacAGGATCAGAAGCAGCTTCAataaagtattagtttaagggcAGGAACATGCAACTTGGTTATTGCAGGcttaaataattttcattaagAAAAAGGAATTTCTTTGGCAGTTGATTAATGTGGGATAAATGTTACTATGAGAATGTTTAGAGATGATTTATTATGGTATAACTGTTCTTAAATCACAAAATCCTGGCATTTTAATTGGGGTGTGTACACTTTTGAGAGCCATTGTATATGTTTATCatgactttttttgtatttcaaatGTTCTATTAAAATGTCTTGTTCCATTCCACAGTGTCTCCTGCTGTCGGCTCTGGTGGAAATGGCTATGCTTTAACTGGCAGCTCAGATGTCACTGACAGTACAGCAGCAAGTGGTAAGATGGTCTGAGATTATATTGTGAGTCTGCTTTCATTTCCTGTAAAGTCTGATTCATTCACATATGTGTTGAGCTTTCGGAAACATATGGAATGGGAAGATTCCATATctgtttgtcttctccttttgtttttaattatcccagttgtgttttattttctacagaGTTAGTATCACCTCGTCCAGACAATTCCCCTGCATACTGGGTGGAAACCAGTTTGGAAACTACAACAGACACATTCACAAATGGtaaaatttgtattattatttacaaTATATTTTACTCAGATTAGATTTCAACTTGCTGCTATACTAGTAAATATTGTTATAAATCCTGCTataaattaagttttatttaaattcacaCTCCATTTCCACAGTGTTACCAACACCAAGGACCAACCATGATGACAGAGATGCCTTGAACACTACTGAATTTGAGAAATTTCACCATACACACTTTAAATATggtctgatttatttatgtatcaGTAATGGCCTTTGCTCAGCAATGGtaatactgtttaatttgtgtaAAAATCCCTTTCAGGTAATCATAAATTTCTCTCTCCAGAAACACCCAAACCAAATTCAACTGAGAACTCCATCAAAATCCTGAATGGCACAAACTTTGAGGAACATCTAGACAAAAAACCTGACCCTGGTGATACACCAACATTGAGATAGATCTAAGGTAGAGTgtataagaaaaacaaataaaacaataaatgtttgacCTCCTTTTTCAATAGAGTCActgctgatttttaaaaatgacagcCATGCCTCTTCGAAGGACTGGGAGCCTGGAAATATTACAGAGGGTGTTAAATTCATGGATGGTAAGAGGTCCTaaccttgaacattttcactgttgttACCTGTATTTATAGGAGTTGAATTACAGTGTGCAACATTTCTTTCTACAATAGATGACGTTGGTGTGAATATAAACAAGGACACCTTTAATGCCAGCAGAGGTTTCTCTGAAACAAGCTCCGAAAGTGGTACGGACATCATACTGTGATTGAacgtgttttctgttttggtctGAATAAGAATCCTATGAATAAAAAAGTGTTGGATTGCCTCATCCAAGATCCTAATTGTGAACAGTACCAGAAACATCCAGTAAAGAacctctactttgtgttgaaatATTTGATTTATGAAGTTGATGTTACGTACTTTACATGGTATAAATGGTGTAGGACAGAGAAGTAAGTTTCAGACTGAACTGTTTAAatgttagcatattgtgattattGTATTCTCTAAACCGAACcacgttgtttttttttgttgttttttttacagaaccACCAACACTACATTCAGATAATATCACCAGAGAGTCATTTAATGGACACCCTGGTAAACTacaactttttttcttccttggttTAGTCAAATTTTATCTCTAAAAACTGAGGGAACCCATGTTTCATTTCATTCTATTGAAAAGTTCTCTAGAACCAGATCCAGAATTGTTTTATAATGTTACAGAGGAATGGATAAAATTATTACGAGGTCAGTAACCTTTGAAATATCTACTTTGTGCCAACACTTTATGCTTAACATCATTTTCCGCTTTAGGTACCCTTGGTACGAACCAAAACAGGGATGCCTTCAATGACAGCAGAGTCAACACTGAAACAAGCTTTAAAATTGGTAAAATGTCCTGATGTATTTGACACAGTGCAGAATATCATATGGAAAACCTGTATAATGTTGGTATTTTTCACAAATACCAATTTCTAAATAATGCACAGTAATTCATATGTTTGCTTGTGAGGAATcttctatttaaaaaatgaaatttacTTTTCATGTTCACTTTagtttaactttaaaaagtgaaactcacagATACATTCATTACACACCGAGGAAcatatttcaggtatttatttttgttagattaAGATAAAATCTTacaacaatgaaaatgaaaattcaGTATtatataagaccaataaaaagtctttttaatacagaaatgtatctATACCAATGTATGAACTCAATACTTTGGCCTTgttttgcataaattactgcatcaatgtagCGTGGCATGGAGAAGTTTCCACCTGTGGCCCTGCTGAGGTGGCAATGAAGTCCATTTTGGTCTTTCTTATCTTTCTCTTGACAGTACTCTATAGATGCTGCCGTTTATTTtaggccaatcaagcacagtaacaccatggtcgttaaagcaggtattggcACTTTTTGCAGAGCAGGCAGGTACCAGGTCTTGCTGGAAAATGAGATCAGCATCTCCGTACAGCTTGTCAGCAAAAGAAAGCATGACATGTTCTAAAGTTTCCTGGCAAATGGTTGTGCtgattttagacattttaaaaacacagtggaccagcaccagcagatgacatggcaccccaaatcatcattGGCTGTGAAAACTTCACACCGGACGTCAAGCAATGGGGattctgttcctctccactTTTTCTCTCGACTCTGGGACattaatttctaaataaaatgtggaatttactttaaaacaacagagaaaaagaaaaagaggactttggacctctGCACTGACTCCTGCTGCAGTCCATGCCTTGTGAATGTTGTCCAAACTCTTGAACGGACTTTGCtttacaatcctctcaaggctgcagttatccctaTTGCTTGTGTACATTCCTCTACTacccttttttcttccactcaactgtCAGTGATCAGCCAGTCAGTACTCAGTGACAGCAGCAAGCTTCCTTAGCAGTGACCTTTTGAGGCTAGTCCTCATTGTAGAGGATGTCAATGGCCTTTTGCTGGAGAACTGTCAAGTTCTGACAAGAAGTCTTCTCCATGATTGTAAAGAGCATAACATTTCTGGATTAAGAATCCCTTTTTATTGCcattatgtaatattctagttTCAGGCaaactattttgttttcattagttgtcagccataatcatcaaaataaactgaaatgaaagcATGAAATATCTTAAATCTTAGTGTAATGAATCTGTACAATATATACGCTTGACTTTTTGAATTTACTTTATGATACAAATAAAGTTTCTGTAATGTTCTTGCTAAATAAGGTGCACCTGTCTGTAGGTAGATGCCGTCTGATTGATcgctgtcttttttttctttcacagaaCAACCAACGCAAGATTCAGCTAATATCACTAGAGATGATTTTAATGCTTCTGAATATTACAATCAGCTAAATAAAAAAGCTGAACCTGGTAAACCAAAAGCTCAGTTTTTCCTCTGCTTAGTCAAAATTCATCTGTTAGAACTGAGGGGAAACAAATTAAACTTCTTTATACTGAATAATTTTCAAGGACCAGAACCATTTCCTGGAGGTGATAGCATTGGGACTTTGAATGATTCAGAGACTATAAATGTTATGGAAGGATCAGTAAACATATTAAGAGGTGAGTGAGTGACCTTTAAAACATCTACGTTTTGTGGATTTCAGGGACAACACTAAAACAAGCATTAAAAGTGGTAAAATGTCATAATATATTTGATATCAGTACAGATAATCATATTAAAACTCATATTAAAAGCAGTTACTCTGTAAAAGGGAACAGTTAACTGTTTGAATGTTGAGTTTATTTAGCACCTACAGATTTCTAAAGAGCAACTGAAAACATGAGTTTCAGACTCAAATTATAGTAATGTACATGTGAGTGCATCTCAATATATGACATTATAGtcaaaaatgtaaagttttttaGTATATCAATTCAGAAAGTGAAAGTCATGCAATATATATTAATTCCAATTAAGtgttacagctaatgaaaaccattcagtcagtcagtcaatgtCTAcctcttcttccatagtgggttgtggggaagctggtccctaactccagcagtctatgggcgggaggcggggtacaccctggacaggttgccagtccatcacagggcctAATGAAAACcacaagaccaataaaaaagtacttttaaaaaaggaatgtaactatgtccatgtactgtacagtatacaGTATATGCACCCAATTCTAggtcagggctccttttgcatgaatgacTGCATCATTGCATTGTGGCATGAAGGAGATCAGGCTGTGGCTCTTCAACTGTTCAGGACTTGCTTTAGTAGAGGTCTTAAGCTTGTCTGCATCATTGGCTCTGGTgtctttcatcttcctcttgacaataccccaCAGAATCactgtggggttcaggtcaggccggTCTGCTAGCCAACCATGGCCGGTTAACACCATGGTCgttaaagcaggtattggcACTTTTTGCAGAGCAGGCAGGTACCAAGTCTTGCTGGAAAATGAGATCAGCATCTCCGTACAGCTTGTCAGCAAAAGAAAGCATGACATGTTCTAAAGTTTCCTGGCAAATGGTTGTGCtgattttagacattttaaagacacagtggaccagcaccagcagatgacatggcaccccaaatcatcattGGCTGTGAAAACTTCACACCGGACGTCAAGCAATGGGGattctgttcctctccactTTTTCTCTCGACTCTGGGACattaatttctaaataaaatgtggaatttactttaaaacaacagagaaaaagaaaaagaggactttggacctctGCACTGACTCCTGCTGCAGTCCATGCCTTGTGAATGTTGTCCAAACTCTTGAACGGACTTTGCtttacaatcctctcaaggctgcagttatccctaTTGCTTGTGTACATTCCTCTACTacccttttttcttccactcaactgtCAGTGATCAGCCAGTCAGTACTCAGTGACAGCAGCAAGCTTCCTTAGCAGTGACCTTTTGAGGCTAGTCCTCATTGTAGAGGATATCAATGGCCTTTTGCTGGAGAACTGTCAAGTTCTGACAAGAAGTCTTCTCCATGATTGTAAAGAGCATAACATTTCTGGATTAAGAATCCCTTTTTATTGCcattatgtaatattctagttTCAGGCaaactattttgttttcattagttgtcagccataatcatcaaaataaactgaaataaaagcatgaaatatCTTAAATCTTAGTGTAATGAATCCGTACAATATATACGCTTGACTTTTTAAATTTACTTCATGATACAAATAAAGTTTCTGTAATGTTCTGGCTAAATAAGGTGCACCTGTCTGTAGGTAGATGCCGTCTGATTGATcgctgtctcttttttttttttacagaacaaCCAACGCAAGATTCAGCTAATATCACCAGAGATGCTTTTATTGTTTCTGAATCTTATGATCCTCCAGGTGAAAAAATACAACCTGGTAAACCACCAAGATTGAGACAAATATTCCTCTGGGGTTTAGCCACATTTTAGGGTTAAACAATATGCTAAATTTctttctatttaaaatgtccttaGAGCCAGAGCCGTCTGGTGAAGGTGATTACATGGTGACTGTAACTGATTCAGAGGCAATAGACGTTACGGAGGGGCCAATAAAATTTTCACGAGGTAGGTAAACTTTTAAACCTCACTTCTTGCGACTTGCATTCATATAACCACTGCTTAAGTTCAACGTGTAACACAACATTTTCTATATAGGTTCAGTTGATACCTTCAATGGCAGCAGAGTCGTCACTGAAACAAGCTTTAAAAGTGGtaaaaacaacagcagcaaatgttttaaaaattttaatattcacCTGGAAACACTACTTTGTCATATTTTGGTAGATATTAGAGCTAATCTGAAGATATTTATCTTCAATAATGATTTAGAAAACAGAAGAActcagaagatttttttttattttaacaagtgATTAAATTTAGATTCTTCTAATGAAGGGAatcttgttttatatttttttttaaatgtgaaaatggcTTTTCTGGTTTACTTACTCTGGTTAAATCTTGTGTTTCTTTCACAGAAACACCAAAACGACATTCAGCTAACAACACCAGAGCCGCTTTAAATATTTCTGAGTTTTATCAtcctctaaataaaaacatggaatATGGTAAAAACCAATACTGATAAATTAAGCTTTGCTTTATACACTGGAAGGAAAAATCCAACCATGAAGTTAAAATTTCACATTATTTCTAAATTTCCTAGAGCCGATACCGTTTCATGAAGATGATAGTAATGGGACCCTGAATGACTCGGATGCTGGAAATGCAACATATGCACCAGTAAAACTATTTCCAGGTAAAATACTAGCTAAATGCTTTGTTAAAAATGAAAGCAATGTCCTTTGTTTTGATGAAAAAGAGTTCTTACTCCGCAGGACCAACTGAAACAAACCGAAGCAGCGATGCCGTCATTTCCAACACAATGATGAATAAAACTATTGAAAAAAGCGGTAAAAACACCATGCTAAACTTTAGATGCAATGTTCAATCTTATCTGTATACCAGTATCTTCACTGTTAACTTTGATTTCTTTAGAATCAGCAACTCCTGCTGAAACCTTCAGAGAAGCTTTCAACTTCAATGACTCCAAGGATCAGCTACAGAGAAACAAAGAACCTAGTAACCACAAATACTGTTCAGACAAAGCTAATTTACACCGCAGCAGCATATTCTGTAAAGTATAAAATTTAGAAAAacccaacctttaatttgaaaacatttattcagttgGGGAAAAATTCCCATTATAAAAATCGCTGGAGCCACACTTAATGACTGCCAAATTAATTGCTGTTTAACTGGGTTATGACATGATAAAGACACTCAGATTTCTCTTAGCCACTATTCAaaataagaaagacaaaaaacatgCCATTCTAGTAAGGTAGGTGTGCGTTGACCTTCACGAGTCAGGAAAC
Coding sequences within:
- the LOC124881515 gene encoding uncharacterized protein LOC124881515 isoform X2 codes for the protein MKDRRETFPEWKTLLVGMCVLLLLLLGCTGLVLLWVQHKDLAQELVRLESQMQELARCCRLREGLLPDELGDAGDLKKLRRSRRNQEGHWTQTQDQDKLRLMTYSVVPIKAYLDLCNSSRGVCLIGPTGPPGVPGRPGPPGPPGAPGPEGRRGRKGPPGPPCPACCPTEARKKNLRDQSFQKKNLKDQVTAHPGNDTRDALHVTGPVKLQDTKHESVSFHPEVSYILLNDTRTENVIPTPVTLSPVSPAVGSGGNGYALTGSSDVTDSTAASELVSPRPDNSPAYWVETSLETTTDTFTNVLPTPRTNHDDRDALNTTEFEKFHHTHFKYETPKPNSTENSIKILNGTNFEEHLDKKPDPESLLIFKNDSHASSKDWEPGNITEGVKFMDDDVGVNINKDTFNASRGFSETSSESEPPTLHSDNITRESFNGHPGTLGTNQNRDAFNDSRVNTETSFKIEQPTQDSANITRDDFNASEYYNQLNKKAEPGPEPFPGGDSIGTLNDSETINVMEGSVNILREQPTQDSANITRDAFIVSESYDPPEPEPSGEGDYMVTVTDSEAIDVTEGPIKFSRGSVDTFNGSRVVTETSFKSETPKRHSANNTRAALNISEFYHPLNKNMEYEPIPFHEDDSNGTLNDSDAGNATYAPVKLFPGPTETNRSSDAVISNTMMNKTIEKSESATPAETFREAFNFNDSKDQLQRNKEPTSPSHDSSQGRNTLNSSGNIVDKPMKSESSQPVPTYNDSNVAENEKFKTDCQIKAIKCLNKSTKMQDTFGAWMSDASQPDDRIWVAEHFSGRTLHEFKNISSLSDTNYKVLDVGTFYQGCGHVVYKGSFYFHKGGTNSLLKFSLNTKQITTLLMPNSRYQGLKYLFHNSKTYFKFAVDENGLWVIFASNTDNIIVAKLHPNTFSVQSMINTAYPSAKAGNAFIVCRVLYFTDNRDKRVTYAFDLETQSPLDASFDLKTQNGILAMLSYYPNKRQLHMWDNKSVRTCRVKIKNT